In the genome of Cutibacterium equinum, one region contains:
- a CDS encoding YebC/PmpR family DNA-binding transcriptional regulator has protein sequence MSGHSKWATTKHKKAAIDAKRGKLFARLIKNIEVAARLGGGDPSGNPTLYDAIQKAKKNSVPNDNITRAVKRGSGEGADAVNYETIMYEAYGPAGVAILIECLTDNRNRAVSDVRVAVTRNGGTIADGGSVQRLFQRKGVVAVSKTYEVEEGRKTETREVSEDQLMEATIDAEPEDIVDEGDVFEIISDPNAVVDVRKAVQDAGIDYDSAEVSFKPDFTQAVELDDARKLYKILDALEDLDDVQNVFSNADIPAEVAAELDEEE, from the coding sequence ATGAGCGGTCACTCCAAGTGGGCCACAACCAAGCACAAGAAGGCGGCCATCGACGCCAAGCGGGGCAAGTTGTTCGCCCGCCTGATCAAGAACATCGAGGTGGCTGCCCGACTCGGTGGCGGAGACCCGTCGGGGAACCCGACCCTTTACGACGCCATCCAGAAGGCGAAGAAGAACTCGGTCCCCAACGACAACATCACCCGGGCCGTCAAGCGTGGTTCCGGTGAGGGAGCCGACGCGGTCAACTACGAGACCATCATGTACGAGGCCTACGGACCTGCCGGCGTCGCCATTCTCATCGAGTGCCTGACCGACAACCGCAACCGCGCTGTCTCCGACGTGCGTGTGGCCGTCACCCGCAACGGTGGCACCATCGCCGACGGTGGTTCGGTGCAGCGTCTGTTCCAGCGCAAGGGCGTCGTGGCGGTCTCGAAGACCTATGAGGTCGAGGAAGGTCGCAAGACCGAGACCCGCGAGGTGAGCGAGGACCAGCTCATGGAGGCCACCATCGACGCCGAGCCCGAGGACATCGTCGACGAGGGTGACGTCTTCGAGATCATTTCCGACCCCAATGCTGTCGTCGACGTCCGTAAGGCCGTCCAGGACGCCGGGATCGACTACGACTCGGCCGAGGTCTCCTTCAAACCGGACTTCACCCAGGCTGTCGAGCTCGACGACGCTCGCAAGCTCTACAAGATTCTCGACGCCCTCGAGGACCTCGACGACGTCCAGAACGTCTTCTCCAACGCTGACATCCCCGCCGAGGTCGCTGCGGAGCTCGACGAGGAGGAGTGA